A single window of Intrasporangium calvum DSM 43043 DNA harbors:
- a CDS encoding pentapeptide repeat-containing protein, protein MPSPGERSAFAHAVLSGRDGVDFDLVHFRGTDLSRAQLEGGSFLECTLEGCILDDVHLESSRWSECRWERVVGAGVLMQRASLVDVTIDGSRLAAVSACGSTWRDVTVTGGKVDFLNLRGARLRNVRFIDCIVTELDLAEATVDGLSFEGCTLVEPEFGRGLYAALDLSGETLRSPCGLASLKGATVSRLQLIELADVLAAELGLHVTDLIHPPGRNG, encoded by the coding sequence ATGCCGTCACCCGGGGAGCGATCCGCCTTCGCCCACGCCGTTCTCTCCGGACGGGACGGCGTGGACTTCGACCTCGTCCACTTCAGGGGCACCGACCTGAGTCGGGCTCAGCTCGAGGGCGGCAGCTTCCTCGAATGCACGCTGGAGGGCTGCATCCTCGATGACGTCCACCTCGAGTCGTCGCGGTGGTCCGAGTGCCGTTGGGAGCGCGTCGTCGGCGCGGGCGTCCTCATGCAGCGGGCGAGCCTGGTCGATGTCACCATCGACGGGTCACGGTTGGCGGCTGTCTCGGCCTGTGGGTCGACGTGGCGGGACGTCACTGTGACGGGCGGCAAGGTCGACTTCCTGAACCTGCGCGGGGCCCGGCTCAGGAACGTCCGCTTCATCGACTGCATCGTCACCGAGCTCGACCTCGCGGAGGCCACGGTTGACGGGCTCAGCTTCGAGGGGTGCACTCTCGTCGAGCCGGAGTTCGGCAGGGGGCTGTATGCCGCTCTCGACCTCTCCGGGGAAACGCTGCGGTCCCCCTGTGGGCTGGCCTCGCTCAAGGGCGCGACGGTGAGCCGCCTGCAGCTGATCGAGCTGGCGGACGTGCTCGCGGCCGAGCTGGGGCTGCACGTCACCGACCTGATCCATCCTCCGGGCCGCAACGGGTGA
- a CDS encoding DUF4326 domain-containing protein: MPPGALSVAAPTRWASPCGPAARTPTAAAAAVEHFRGYLAGNPALVQLARTELTGLNLACWCAPHQPCHADVWLALVNRDREEPGRSSSGLAAR, encoded by the coding sequence CTGCCGCCTGGCGCCTTATCGGTCGCGGCGCCCACCCGCTGGGCGAGTCCCTGCGGCCCTGCGGCCAGGACGCCAACGGCCGCCGCGGCCGCCGTCGAACACTTCCGCGGCTACCTCGCCGGCAACCCGGCACTGGTGCAACTGGCGCGGACAGAGCTGACTGGGCTGAACCTCGCCTGTTGGTGTGCACCCCATCAGCCGTGCCACGCGGACGTCTGGCTGGCACTCGTCAACCGCGATCGCGAAGAACCGGGACGGAGTTCATCGGGATTGGCCGCGCGGTGA